A genomic window from Agreia sp. COWG includes:
- a CDS encoding phage antirepressor KilAC domain-containing protein → MADSRTRKTVQPYRWVSHRKEVCVVIDRGEIRFIARDVLEALEQPLPPFDKQPDRHQPYALRGEHCTSWTRAQVDTALSSIAFLPIVVEFIAWLDEVMRLIDSYQQPILTRSMIDPSAPRQVLAPAGVDAHPSNPAVSVPGSFSVADSAVILSRDPAIKLRTKDLHAHLLQAGWLRKPAGEYLPNDDLITIGYLAVVLRKVPAREQAYPQVCITPEGLQEIHKRLGGTAVIDLTIVDHTQELA, encoded by the coding sequence ATGGCCGATTCGAGGACGCGGAAGACGGTGCAGCCCTACCGGTGGGTCTCTCACCGCAAAGAGGTCTGCGTCGTCATCGACCGTGGCGAGATCCGGTTCATCGCCCGCGACGTCCTCGAAGCCCTCGAGCAGCCCCTGCCCCCGTTCGACAAGCAGCCCGACCGTCACCAGCCATACGCCCTCCGAGGAGAGCACTGCACCTCGTGGACCCGCGCACAGGTCGACACCGCCCTGTCATCGATCGCGTTCCTGCCGATCGTGGTCGAGTTCATCGCGTGGCTCGACGAGGTGATGCGCCTCATCGATTCGTACCAGCAGCCGATCCTGACGCGCAGCATGATCGACCCGTCGGCGCCCCGCCAGGTGCTCGCTCCGGCCGGCGTCGACGCACATCCGTCTAACCCGGCAGTCAGCGTCCCTGGCTCGTTCTCGGTCGCTGACAGCGCCGTCATCCTCTCCCGCGACCCGGCCATCAAGCTGCGCACGAAAGATCTGCACGCGCACCTTCTGCAGGCCGGCTGGCTGCGGAAGCCGGCGGGGGAGTACTTGCCGAACGATGACCTGATCACGATCGGCTACCTCGCTGTCGTCCTCCGCAAGGTGCCTGCTCGCGAGCAGGCCTACCCGCAGGTGTGCATCACCCCGGAGGGCCTGCAGGAGATCCACAAACGTCTCGGTGGCACTGCCGTCATCGACCTCACCATCGTCGACCACACCCAGGAGCTCGCATGA
- a CDS encoding alpha-amylase family glycosyl hydrolase: protein MPAWTQHVIWWHVYPLGFVGADTRTNEHLDVSHRLAHIVDWLDDLQDLGLNGLALGPIFDSESHGYDTIDHRVIDPRLGDDADFDLLVAACRDRGVRVLLDGVFNHVARSNPLWQDAVAAGAGSAAAAWFRLADDQPDGGELVPAVFEGHGHLVELDPAHPAVADYIVEVMTHWLDRGADGWRLDAAYAVAPDAWRPILDRVREAHPDAWIVGEVIHGDYAGIVRDSHMDSVTQYELWKSIGNSLAERNLFELAWTLGRHEELLESSVPMTFVGNHDVSRIASIVSDARHSRLAHALLFFLPGVPSVYYGDERGLTGIKEDRIGGDDAVRPFADRDAPEWQRNDTFRLHQELIGFRRRNAWLVDARVEARALANETVLLVATARSGSETARLALNLSDAEVTLEGLRVPPHDYALDSV, encoded by the coding sequence ATGCCCGCATGGACACAGCACGTCATCTGGTGGCACGTCTACCCGCTCGGTTTTGTGGGCGCCGACACCAGGACCAATGAACATCTCGACGTCTCCCATCGGCTGGCGCACATCGTCGACTGGCTCGACGACCTTCAAGACCTCGGCCTGAACGGGCTCGCCCTCGGACCGATCTTCGACTCGGAGAGCCACGGATACGACACCATCGACCACCGGGTCATCGATCCACGCCTGGGCGACGACGCGGACTTCGATCTCCTTGTGGCCGCCTGCCGAGATCGAGGGGTGCGCGTGCTGCTCGATGGCGTGTTCAACCACGTCGCGCGCAGCAATCCGCTGTGGCAGGACGCGGTCGCGGCCGGCGCAGGTTCGGCCGCGGCTGCCTGGTTCCGGCTTGCCGACGATCAGCCGGATGGCGGCGAGCTCGTGCCGGCCGTCTTCGAGGGCCACGGGCACCTCGTCGAGCTCGACCCGGCACATCCGGCCGTCGCCGACTACATCGTCGAGGTCATGACGCACTGGCTCGACAGGGGGGCCGACGGCTGGCGGCTCGACGCGGCCTACGCCGTGGCACCGGATGCGTGGCGACCGATCCTCGATCGCGTGCGGGAGGCGCACCCGGACGCCTGGATCGTGGGCGAGGTCATTCACGGCGACTACGCCGGGATCGTGCGCGACTCGCACATGGACTCCGTCACGCAGTACGAGCTGTGGAAGTCGATCGGCAACTCGCTCGCCGAGCGCAATCTGTTCGAGCTGGCGTGGACGCTCGGGCGGCACGAGGAGCTGCTCGAGTCGTCCGTGCCGATGACGTTCGTCGGCAACCACGACGTCTCGCGCATCGCCTCGATCGTGTCGGATGCTCGGCATTCCCGCCTCGCGCACGCCCTGCTCTTCTTCCTGCCTGGCGTCCCTAGCGTGTACTACGGAGACGAGCGCGGCCTTACGGGAATCAAGGAGGACCGGATCGGGGGAGACGACGCCGTGCGCCCGTTCGCCGACAGGGACGCCCCAGAGTGGCAGCGAAACGACACCTTCCGGTTGCACCAGGAGCTGATCGGATTCCGTCGTCGCAATGCCTGGCTGGTCGACGCGCGCGTGGAGGCGCGCGCTCTCGCCAACGAGACGGTGCTGCTGGTGGCGACGGCGCGCTCGGGCTCCGAGACCGCCCGCCTCGCCCTGAACCTATCCGACGCCGAGGTCACGCTCGAGGGGCTCCGCGTGCCGCCCCACGACTACGCCCTCGATTCCGTGTAA
- a CDS encoding peroxiredoxin, with amino-acid sequence MALENDTRAPDFDLANQFGERIRLSQFRGKKAVALVFFPLAFSGTCTSELCALEENLNLFKDNDVVLLGISVDSKSALRSWAEVQGYDFTLLADFWPHGAVAKEYGVFLEGKGFANRATFLIDIDGIIRESFITAPGEARSIEAYRAALEEMRSVSV; translated from the coding sequence ATGGCTTTGGAGAACGACACCCGCGCTCCCGACTTCGACCTCGCCAATCAGTTCGGCGAACGAATCCGGTTGAGCCAGTTCCGAGGCAAGAAGGCGGTCGCTCTCGTCTTCTTCCCGCTGGCGTTCTCCGGCACCTGCACGAGCGAGCTCTGCGCCCTCGAAGAGAACCTCAACCTCTTCAAAGACAACGATGTCGTGCTGCTCGGCATCTCAGTCGATTCCAAGAGCGCGCTGCGCTCGTGGGCCGAGGTCCAGGGTTACGACTTCACCCTGCTCGCCGACTTCTGGCCGCACGGCGCCGTCGCGAAGGAGTACGGCGTATTCCTCGAGGGCAAGGGCTTCGCCAATAGGGCCACCTTCCTGATCGACATCGACGGCATCATCCGCGAGAGTTTCATCACCGCACCCGGAGAAGCCCGATCGATCGAGGCCTATCGCGCGGCGCTCGAAGAAATGCGCTCGGTCTCCGTATAG